The following nucleotide sequence is from Pirellulales bacterium.
TGGGTGTGTTGATGTCGATCCAGATTGTGCCAGCCGCGGGCGGAAGCGTGTTGCACGTGCTGGCGGGCACGCCCGAATCGGTGCATCGACGCGGCAATGCGCTTTGCCGCGAGGCGTGGAGTTGCGCGGTTCCACGACGAGCGGAACTTGTCGTGGCCGCCATCGAAGGGGATCGCGGACAGCAAAGCTGGGAAAACGTGGGCCGGGCGCTGGCCGCCGCCAGCCGAGCCGTGACCGACGATGGCGCGATCGCGCTGTGCACCGAATTGGCCGACGGTCCTGGCCCGGCGCTACGGTGGTTGGGCCGATCGAAAGACCTGCCCTCGGCGATTCGCCATATTCGCAAGCAGCGCACCTCCGACGCCGGCGCGGCGAATGAGTTGGCCCGGGCGCTGGAGCGTGTTCAGGTGTATTTGCTGAGCCGGCTCGACGAATCGGTGGTCGAGGAATTGGGCGTGGCGCCGGTGACGGCGGCGGCGGAAATCGCGCGCCTCGCCAGTCGCCATCGCTCGTGCATCCTACTCGCCAACGCCCAGTTCGCTTCGCCCACGGCGGCGGGCGATTAGTGGCTCGTGGCTCGTCCTGGCACCTCACCCTCACCCTCACCCTCACCCTTTCCGCCGTGCCCTACGACGCATTGACTGCCGGGGCTGGTTTTGTCGACGTCAGCGGTCGCGCGCAGATCGAGATTAGCGGCGACGATCGGGCGCCGTTTCTGCACAATCTCACGACGGCTGCGATTCGATTGCTCGAGCCAGGTCAAGGATGCGAAGCGTTTGTGCTCGATGTTCGCGGGCACACGCTCGGCCACCTGCTGGTGTTTTGCACCCCGCAATCGCTCGTGATCGATTCGGTCGCCGGAGAAAACCAGCGGCTCGCAGCGCATTTCGAGCGCTATCACATTCGCGAGCACGTGGAAATCCACGATCGAACGGCCGGGTGGGGCGAACTGCTTTTGGCGGGTCGGCGCGCGGCGGAAATCCTTGGGGCGATTGCGCAAATTTCGAGCGGCGATTTACCGAGCAAGCCGCTTGCCCATCGCGAGGCGCGCATCGCGGAGCAGACCGTTTGGCTTCGGAGCGTCGAATTGGCCGGCCAAGGAAGCATGTTAATCTCGACGGCGCGCGAGTCGATCGGGCCGGTTGCCGCTACGCTGACGGCAGCGGGGGCGGTGCGGTGCGATGCCGCTGCGCTGGAAGCCGTTCGCATCGAAGCCGGCTGGCCCACGTTCGGGATCGACATCACCGACAAGAACTTGCCGCAGGAAGTCGGGCGGAACGATCGAGCGATCAGCTTCACGAAGGGCTGCTACTTGGGGCAAGAAACGGTGGCGCGGATCGACGCGTTGGGACACGTCAATAAGACTTTGTGTGGCGTGCGGTTCTCGGGTCCGGAAATTCCGCCTGCCGGATACGAGCTTCGCTCGGGCGACACGATGGTCGGAGCAGTGACATCGGCCGTCTTTTCGCCCCGTTTGTCGGCCCCGCTGGCGATGGCCTATCTGCGCCGCGGCTTCAACACGCCCGGCACCAAGCTCGCCGCTTTGTCCGGCGAAGCGGCGGTGGTGCCGCTCCCTGTAATCTGATTTCGCCGGCCCGGCCCGCAGCTCGCTGGCGGTTTTGCGCGGCGGCCGTTCGCCATCGCGTACCGCAGCACGTTAGTGCATTCGGGCTAGCTCTTCGGGCACACCATCCATGTCGCCATCGCGGCCGCAGATTTGGCGGATCTTGTCGCGCACGCGGAAGAATGCCTCGACGACGCTGGCATCCCATTGCTTGCCGGCTCCGTCGCGCAAGACGGCGTCGAGGCGATCGTCTTCCATTCCCTTTCGATACGGCCGATCGCTCGACATCGCGTCGAAAGCGTCGGCCACGGCTACGATTCGCGCCAACTGCGGAATCTCGTGCCCGGCCAAACCGAACGGATAGCCGCGGCCATCCCACGCTTCATGATGATGCCGCACGACGGGCAACACTTCGCCGAGCTGTTTCAAATCGTGCAGGATGCGGTAGCCGATCTCGGGATGCATCTTGATATGTTCGTATTCCACATCGCTCAACTTGCCGGGCTTGCGAAGCACGCTGTCGTCGATGCCGATTTTGCCGATGTCGTGGAGCAAGCCCGACAGGTAGAGGATTTCCAACTGTTTGCGATCGCAACCCATTTCGGTGGCCAGGGCCACGGAAATGCGAGCGACGCGATCGCTATGGCCGCACGTGTAGGGATCCTTGGCGTCGATTGCGGAGGTGAGCGCACGCACGATGCCCGAAAGCATCTCGGCCTGTTGGCGGTAGAGCGCCAAGTTGCCAGCGTGGATGCCGAGGATCGCGCCGACACTGGCGAGCAAGCTGGCCTCGGGCGAACCAAATTCTTCCCCATCGCAATGATTGACCGCGGCGAGCCAGCCGATCAGGTTGTCGCCGGCCGCCAGCGGAACGATGATCAACTGCTGCAGGCCGGGAAAATCCGCCAGCCGCGTTTTGGCAACGTTCGGATTGATGATGACCGTCTGTACTTCCTCGGCCAAGCCAAGCGAGCGGATCAATCGGTCGAAGGTCTGTTCTTCCAGCGGATAGATTCCGCGGGTCAGAAACACGGGGGCCGAACAAAGCTGCCGGCCGTTGCCATCCGTGTCGCAGAGCAATTGCAAGGCGAGCGACTCGGCCGGTACCGTGGCCGAGAGCCATTCCAGAGCCATGCGGCCGAGTTCTTCTTCGTTTTCCGAGATCCGCAAGTGGCGCGTGAGCCGATGCCAAAGGCTGATTTCCTCATACAGGTCGGTCAAGTGGGCCGACATGCGAGTCGTTTCCTGCGTCAGCGATGCCTTGTTGCATTCGGCGGCGCGGTGCGACATCACTAATTCAGCGACCGCCATTAACCGCTCGGCCGGCCAAGGAATTTGCTGATCGAGCCAACGCGCTGCATTGGCCGGCTGCCAGCCGAATTGCTGCTCGAGCAAGTCGAGGGTCCGCAGATCGAATGCGGCGCCGTCGGCTGCCGTGCAATTCACTGCCGCGCGATTCACTGCCGTGCGATTCACAGTAGTGCGATCCATCGTGGCGCGATCCACCGTGGCGCCGCTGGCGGGTGCTGCGATCGAGAGAAACAGTCCCACGGCAACATGCCGCGAATCGGCACTATCGGCAATCGGCACCGCCAAACCCAAGAGCGGTCCGTCATCGCCGATGAATTCGGGCTTCCCGCGGCGTGCGACTTCGCCGCACAGCGCCAGCCAATGTGAAGGGAGCCGATCGGCGTTTTGTCGTTGCAAAGCGGTGCGCCCCTCCGCTGCCGCCGCTCGATCGGCCACGACGTCGACGATCCACCAGGTGCCCCCGAGCGCGCTACGAAGCGACGCGAGCATCTCGGGCACGGCAGCGCTGGTTGCGACGCTCGATTCCACCTTCGCAGGCACGGTGAGAACGCTTTGATTTTCAGCGAGCATCGTCGTAAAGTTGTTGTTCTGAAGGTCCGGACGATACGTTTGCCAGGGAGGATTGCCGCATCTCTTCGAGAATCTACGTCACTTTTTCGCCAATTCATTGCGAACGCCGGCGCGAACCGTGGCGAGTAGAATCGCGCGCCGGACTAGTAGGTTCGAGGAATTCCAAAAAAAGCGGTCGTAGCAAAGAAACCGCCGAGCCGTGCGTCGTCCAATGATCCCACGACCATTTTTCTCGCCCGGTGCGGCCCTTTCATCGGACACACGGGCCGAAAGCCGAGCCTACGCCGCCCGGCCGACGCGCTTCGTATGCGGTCGCCGCTTGGGGAACCAGCCTTCGCCCAAGACCGACAGTGCGACACGGTCTTCCAGATTCGGTCGGAAGATCGTCAACAGCAAAAGCGGCAAATACCAGCCAAGGAAAAGGCCGCCGCGATGGGCATCCCAGAATTGGGTCGCCAGCATCAATGCCGCCGAGCAACTAATCAACGAGCCCAGATTCTTTTGGGCCGGCCAGATCGTCATCGTTGCCGAAAGCGCGACAAACGCCGCGAGGATCGGCATGCGGTAAACGGGATCCAGAAGTGCCAATGGCTGGCCCCAAAAACCTTCGAAGTTCTCGCGCTGCATCTGCGGAATGATCCAACCGAATGTCTGTTGGACATCGGCAAAAAACGCTTCGCGGCCCGGAGCCCAGATCGCCAACAGCCCCACCAGCACCCCGAGCGCAGGCAGCAAGCCGGCCAGGAAACGCGCTAGCCCGCGCTGCCAATAAAAACTAAACCATAACGGGAGCAGGAATAACGGATAATACGACAGCCCACACGCCAGACCGATAAACAGGCCCGACAACGTCGGCCGGCGATACGTCACCAGTGCCCAAACCAGCGGCGCGGCGGGGAGCACATGCCGCAGGCAACCGGTGAATTGGGCCGTATAAGGAATCATCAAATACAACACCGCCGCCGCAATGCCCGTCTTCACGTTGTCGAAATGCCGATAGCCGATCAGCACCAATCCGATCACAACCGAAAGGTGCAGGAGCACGAGGCCAATGCGCACGGTCAATAGGTCGCCATGAAATTGCGGACTCGGCTGCGGTTCTTCGGCCTTCGCCGGCTTGATTTCATCGTCGCGCAAAATCATCCGCTGGGTGACGATGTTGGGAACGTGAAACAGCGGCGGATAGCCGGGCCCCTGTCGCGCGATTCGCTCGGCTTCGGTAATGGGCGCCGGGGCGGGAGGCGGCTCCGCGGGCACCGCCGAATGCATGTCGCTTGTGCCCGCCGCCGCTAGATCGGGGGGCTCGATTGCTACCGATGTCGCCGGGGCGGTGCCGTCGTCCGCCGTGCTCGGCAATGGTTCGGTGTCCGAGGCGAGAGAAATCGCGGCGTCACGCTCTGGCCGATTACTCGCGCCGGCGATTGTGGCGTCGTTGCTGTTAACCTCCGCGCCCGCCACCCCATTGATTCGGGATGCATAGCCGATCAGTTTGCTGCCCGCTGCGGCATCTGCGGCAACGGTATCGCCGGCATCACTGCCGACCCGATCACTGCCGGCATTCTCGCTACTTCCGACTTCCGTTGGGCTGGCGTCGACGCTCTCCGCCGCCAAGCCTTTGCTTGCCGCGACCGTTGCATCGCGTTCCACCGGCGCCGCTACGCCCGTAAGCACGTTCGCCATCAAGAACACAAACAGGGCGATGCCCAGAAATGTCAGCCCCCCGACCGATAGGTTCGGTTCGAGCAGTGGGCGGCGCACCATCATCGGATCCAACAGCGTGCGGACCAGGAACCACAGCGTGGACACAAATAGCCAGAGATAACCGGCTTGCTCGGTGGGTACCGAGTGGATCACATGGCCATACTGCGCGGCAAGCAAGCCGGGCGCGACCAGAATCAGCGCAATCAGATCGAGATTCCGCACGCTCCACAACCGGCTGAACTTGAAGAAGATCGCAATCGTCAGAAGCGACGACAGATGGACCCAGGTGGTTGGGCTGACACGGTTATAAAAGAAGGGCAATTCGTTCATCGGCACGACGCCCTGGGTCTACCCATTTCACCGCTGAGTCAAAATCATGCCGAGCCAAAGATTCCGCCAAGCCGAAGGACGCGCCGACCCAGCCGCTACAGGGGTAACGAACTGTTTCTAAGATACGCAAATTACGCAGATTTGCAAGGCCAGGGCACCCTGCGGCTAGCCGACCACTAGTCTTTGGACCGCTCGATTTGTTGCCGGCCACAAAGCGATCGTCACAATAATAAGGCGGCGGCGATGGCCACTGCGCGGCCGCACGGCGATCGTCAAGATTCCGCCAGGCGGCGGCGCGCCGTTTCTGCCCAGGGGCTTTCGGGAGCCAATTCTAGGAAGGCCCGCCAATGCTCGTCCGCCTCGGCGCGGCGGTCAAGATCGTCGAGCGTTCGGGCCAGGTGATAATGCACGTCGGGATACTGGTCATGAAACGCCAGCGCCCCTTCGAACGCGGCGACGGCCAATTCCCGCTCGCCCGTTTCGGCCAGCACGCAGCCGAGATTCGCTCGGGCCTCGACATATTCTTCGTCTAATTCGATCGCCATATAATAGCGCTCGC
It contains:
- a CDS encoding glycine cleavage T C-terminal barrel domain-containing protein — its product is MPYDALTAGAGFVDVSGRAQIEISGDDRAPFLHNLTTAAIRLLEPGQGCEAFVLDVRGHTLGHLLVFCTPQSLVIDSVAGENQRLAAHFERYHIREHVEIHDRTAGWGELLLAGRRAAEILGAIAQISSGDLPSKPLAHREARIAEQTVWLRSVELAGQGSMLISTARESIGPVAATLTAAGAVRCDAAALEAVRIEAGWPTFGIDITDKNLPQEVGRNDRAISFTKGCYLGQETVARIDALGHVNKTLCGVRFSGPEIPPAGYELRSGDTMVGAVTSAVFSPRLSAPLAMAYLRRGFNTPGTKLAALSGEAAVVPLPVI
- a CDS encoding HD-GYP domain-containing protein; this translates as MLAENQSVLTVPAKVESSVATSAAVPEMLASLRSALGGTWWIVDVVADRAAAAEGRTALQRQNADRLPSHWLALCGEVARRGKPEFIGDDGPLLGLAVPIADSADSRHVAVGLFLSIAAPASGATVDRATMDRTTVNRTAVNRAAVNCTAADGAAFDLRTLDLLEQQFGWQPANAARWLDQQIPWPAERLMAVAELVMSHRAAECNKASLTQETTRMSAHLTDLYEEISLWHRLTRHLRISENEEELGRMALEWLSATVPAESLALQLLCDTDGNGRQLCSAPVFLTRGIYPLEEQTFDRLIRSLGLAEEVQTVIINPNVAKTRLADFPGLQQLIIVPLAAGDNLIGWLAAVNHCDGEEFGSPEASLLASVGAILGIHAGNLALYRQQAEMLSGIVRALTSAIDAKDPYTCGHSDRVARISVALATEMGCDRKQLEILYLSGLLHDIGKIGIDDSVLRKPGKLSDVEYEHIKMHPEIGYRILHDLKQLGEVLPVVRHHHEAWDGRGYPFGLAGHEIPQLARIVAVADAFDAMSSDRPYRKGMEDDRLDAVLRDGAGKQWDASVVEAFFRVRDKIRQICGRDGDMDGVPEELARMH